One genomic segment of Naumovozyma castellii chromosome 9, complete genome includes these proteins:
- the NCAS0I02810 gene encoding uncharacterized protein (ancestral locus Anc_1.188) yields MQFKKSIATAAITATALAAYVPGEAWSTLTPSATYKGGITDYASTFGIAVEPIATTSSAANAKRDAVSQITDGQIQATTKATATVSSKAKSTAAAVSQITDGQIQATTKTTTASTKTTAAAVSQINDGQIQATTKTLAPTKTTAAAVSQIGDGQIQATTSTKTTAAAVSQIGDGQIQATTKTSTAAAVSQITDGQIQATTQTTQGASQVSDGQVQASATSTADSSDPVDAVSCKNSGTLEMNLKGGVLTDGKGRIGSIVANRQFQFDGPPPQAGAIYAAGWSITPEGNLAIGDNDIFYQCLSGNFYNLYDETLGEQCSQVHLQAIDLVDC; encoded by the coding sequence atgCAATTCAAGAAGTCTATCGCTACCGCTGCTATAACAGCCACCGCTCTCGCTGCCTATGTCCCAGGTGAAGCTTGGTCTACTTTGACTCCATCCGCCACCTACAAGGGTGGTATCACCGACTACGCCTCCACCTTCGGTATCGCTGTCGAACCAATCGCTACTACCTCTTCCGCCGCCAACGCTAAGAGAGACGCTGTTTCTCAAATCACTGACGGTCAAATCCAAGCTACTACCAAGGCCACTGCTACTGTCTCTTCTAAGGCTAAGTCTACTGCTGCTGCCGTCTCTCAAATCACTGACGGTCAAATCCAAGCCACCACTAAGACCACTACCGCTTCTACCAAGACCACTGCCGCTGCTGTTTCTCAAATCAATGACGGTCAAATTCAAGCTACTACAAAGACTCTAGCTCCAACTAAGACTACCGCTGCTGCTGTTTCTCAAATTGGTGACGGTCAAATCCAAGCTACCACTTCCACCAAGACCACCGCTGCTGCTGTTTCTCAAATCGGTGACGGTCAAATTCAAGCCACCACTAAGACTTCCACTGCCGCTGCCGTGTCTCAAATAACAGATGGTCAAATTCAAGCCACTACACAAACCACTCAAGGTGCTTCCCAAGTATCTGATGGTCAAGTACAAGCCTCTGCCACTTCCACAGCTGATTCTTCCGATCCAGTGGATGCAGTCTCCTGTAAGAACTCTGGTACTCTAGAAATGAACTTGAAGGGCGGTGTACTAACGGATGGTAAGGGTAGAATCGGTTCCATCGTTGCCAACAGACAATTCCAATTCGATGGTCCACCACCACAAGCTGGTGCCATCTACGCTGCTGGTTGGTCTATCACTCCAGAAGGTAACTTGGCCATCGGTGACAACGATATCTTCTACCAATGTCTATCGGGTAACTTCTACAACTTGTACGATGAAACCCTTGGTGAACAATGTAGTCAAGTCCATCTACAAGCCATTGACTTGGTCGATTGTTAA
- the HAL5 gene encoding protein kinase HAL5 (ancestral locus Anc_1.180), with amino-acid sequence MHTSERPSRHSSVKRSRSLSESFKGLFKSSNNSTSNHLHSSEKPVRPPLPSVPSGEEVQTRRNTTTSMFNQQYRDDGRHLSNNAFQSKNPTSTLHVNTTMHQNGVSPLQSPLLSVAKPHHLPNIAKLSLSPSSGSDVISQDSYASESNDEGITLINKKETPNYSPSTDTKLVEEVNISSIDAMLETNGKGTNNNNNTSEPERTLRRPHRNSIGGDKIRRSRHGSLSRRSQSLKKSMSSNSCTSSLNNSNASFASSSNTNIKPIYSKGRKHAESVSASNLTKYMEMESKCIINVDNFKVFSNGYHQHNLKKMAIISNEERRALSPTVSNASVTIGSDGEIESDAMLQKQKSGFSLSGLFKSSHGKENANNSAVEENNKLENALSLIPTQRLSLYKRLNQMNEQGHSNVDGEEYDYQYSNDGELNNGETSFEESDDIKNSIPKVVNPNAAVSSEELKLINTLSEKIHHGLRGKLTKVNADVKLPCFLEQYGKSIGTIGHGAYGVVKVCARPLNPNIDETPLQTFSNGQKLFFAVKELKLKNATQTEKFSTRITSEFIIGHSLSRSHKKGDRVSPNILKIIDLLENNDTFFEVMEFCPSGDLYSLLTRKSKNGTALHPLEADCFMKQLLHGVKYMHDHGVAHCDLKPENILFHPDGLLKICDFGTSCVFQTAWEKHVHFQSGAMGSEPYVAPEEFISGKEYDPRLVDCWSCGVVYCTMVMGHYLWKIALKDKDSLYKSFVQEMTDEKEFYIFEELRHVNSDLTRLRKIVLYKIFQWNPEKRITVDQLLQSSWMKKTRCCVVYKK; translated from the coding sequence ATGCATACTAGTGAAAGGCCCAGCCGTCACTCATCTGTTAAAAGAAGTAGATCTTTATCGGAATCGTTTAAAGgtttattcaaatcatcgAATAATAGTACATCGAACCATCTCCATAGCAGTGAGAAACCGGTAAGGCCTCCTCTACCAAGCGTACCGTCAGGGGAAGAAGTGCAAACAAGAAGGAACACCACTACTTCGATGTTTAATCAACAGTATCGCGATGATGGCAGACATCTGAGCAATAATGCCTTCCAAAGTAAGAATCCGACATCAACACTCCATGTAAATACTACAATGCACCAAAATGGTGTGTCGCCGTTACAAAGTCCCCTATTGAGCGTTGCTAAACCGCACCATTTACCTAATATTGCCAAATTGTCACTATCTCCATCATCTGGAAGCGACGTCATATCGCAGGATTCGTATGCAAGTGAATCTAATGATGAAGGTATCACCCTTATCAACAAAAAGGAGACGCCGAATTATTCTCCCTCTACAGATACAAAATTGGTAGAAGAAGTGAATATTTCATCGATAGATGCTATGCTGGAAACGAATGGTAAGGGTactaacaataataataacacTTCTGAACCAGAAAGGACGTTAAGACGTCCACATCGTAATAGTATCGGCGGTGACAAGATACGGAGGTCTAGGCACGGTAGTTTAAGTCGAAGATCTCAATCATTAAAAAAATCAATGAGTTCTAACTCTTGTACTtcatctttgaataattcaaaCGCATcttttgcttcttcttctaatacTAATATCAAGCCGATATATTCCAAGGGGAGAAAACATGCTGAGAGTGTTAGTGCATCAAATTTGACTAAATATATGGAGATGGAATCCAAATGTATTATTAATGTGgataatttcaaagtgTTTAGTAATGGATATCATCAACATAACCTAAAGAAGATGGCTATTATATCTAACGAGGAAAGAAGGGCTTTGTCACCAACTGTATCTAATGCATCGGTGACGATAGGAAGTGATGGAGAGATAGAGTCAGATGCAATGTTGCAGAAACAGAAATCTGGATTCTCGTTGTCAGGATTGTTCAAGTCATCACACGGGAAAGAAAATGCTAATAACTCTGCcgttgaagaaaataataaattggaaaatgcTCTTTCTTTGATACCCACGCAAAGGCTATCACTTTATAAGAGAttaaatcaaatgaatGAGCAAGGTCATAGTAATGTGGACGGAGAGGAATATGATTATCAATATAGTAATGATGGTGAACTTAATAATGGTGAAAcatcatttgaagaaagtgatGATATAAAGAACTCTATACCGAAGGTCGTAAATCCTAATGCTGCCGTCAGTTCGGAGGAATTAAAACTAATTAATACATTATCTGAGAAGATTCATCATGGTCTTCGAGGGAAATTGACAAAAGTGAATGCAGACGTGAAGTTACCATGTTTCTTAGAGCAATATGGTAAATCCATTGGCACAATAGGGCATGGTGCATATGGGGTGGTAAAAGTTTGTGCTAGACCTTTAAACCCTAACATCGACGAAACACCTTTACAAACGTTTTCCAATGGtcaaaaattattcttcGCCGTTAAGgaattaaaattgaaaaatgcTACACAGACCGAAAAGTTTAGTACAAGGATAACATCAGAATTTATCATTGGTCACTCATTGAGTAGATCGCATAAGAAGGGCGACAGAGTGTCGCCTAATATCTTAAAAATTATAGATCTACTAGAAAACAATGATACATTTTTCGAAGTAATGGAATTTTGTCCCTCTGGTGACTTATATTCCTTATTGACAAGAAAATCTAAGAATGGGACTGCATTACATCCTCTAGAGGCAGATTGTTTTatgaaacaattattacATGGGGTAAAATATATGCATGATCATGGGGTGGCACATTGTGATTTAAAAccagaaaatatattatttcaCCCCGATGGgttattgaagatttgTGATTTTGGTACTAGTTGCGTCTTCCAAACAGCATGGGAGAAACATGTTCACTTCCAATCGGGTGCTATGGGTTCGGAACCATACGTTGCCCCCGAAGAGTTTATAAGTGGGAAAGAATATGATCCTAGGTTAGTTGATTGTTGGAGTTGTGGAGTTGTTTATTGTACTATGGTGATGGGACATtatctttggaaaattgCATTAAAGGATAAGGATTCTCTGTATAAATCATTTGTTCAAGAGATGACAGACGAGAAGGAATTCTACATTTTTGAGGAACTACGACATGTTAATTCGGATCTAACAAGACTAAGAAAAATAGTCTTGTATAAGATTTTCCAATGGAATCctgaaaagagaattaCAGTTGACCAACTATTACAGTCATCATGGATGAAGAAAACACGTTGTTGTGTGGtttataaaaaataa
- the TPK1 gene encoding cAMP-dependent protein kinase catalytic subunit TPK1 (ancestral locus Anc_1.182): protein MTASSEFVSMQEIGKAIDESQKQPPAPVQQHPHPRTEHQAPRKNLHGRKTSGKYTLNDFQILRTLGTGSFGRVHLIRSNHNGRFYALKVLKKHTIVKLKQVEHTNDERLMLSVVSHPFLVRMWGTFQDFEQVFMIMDYIEGGELFSLLRKSQRFPNPVAKFYAAEVCLALEYLHSMDIIYRDLKPENILLDKNGHIKITDFGFAKYVPDITYTLCGTPDYIAPEVVSTKPYNKSVDWWSFGILIYEMLAGYTPFYDSNTMKTYENILNCKLKFPNFFHDDVKDLLSKLITKNLTERLGNLQNGSEDVKRHPWFSEVIWEKLLSRNIETPYEPPIQQGQGDTSQFDRYPEEEINYGVQGETEDPYHDLFKDFKFNINLTLCNRFVMRIHELSMIRGSRLCLRY, encoded by the coding sequence ATGACTGCCTCTAGTGAATTTGTCTCTATGCAAGAGATAGGGAAGGCCATCGATGAATCTCAGAAGCAACCACCAGCTCCAGTACAGCAACATCCACACCCACGAACAGAGCATCAGGCACCTCGCAAGAATCTGCATGGTAGAAAGACTTCAGGGAAGTACactttgaatgattttcaaattttaagGACTCTTGGGACAGGTTCCTTTGGTAGAGTGCATCTAATTCGGTCAAATCACAACGGCAGATTTTATGCATTGAAAGTGTTAAAGAAACACACTATTGTTAAGTTGAAACAAGTAGAACatacaaatgatgaaagaCTAATGCTTTCTGTAGTGTCACATCCATTTCTGGTAAGGATGTGGGGGacatttcaagattttgaaCAAGTGTTTATGATTATGGATTACATTGAAGGTGGTGAGTTATTTTCTCTATTGAGAAAGTCACAAAGATTCCCCAATCCGGTAGCGAAGTTCTATGCTGCAGAAGTTTGTTTAGCATTGGAATATTTGCATAGTATGGATATAATATATAGAGATTTAAAACCTGAGAATATCCTACTGGACAAGAATGGCCATATTAAGATTACAGATTTTGGATTCGCCAAATATGTGCCCGATATTACTTATACTTTGTGTGGTACGCCCGATTACATTGCACCTGAAGTAGTCAGTACGAAGCCTTACAATAAATCAGTAGATTGGTGGAGTTTTGGTATATTAATTTATGAAATGCTTGCAGGTTATACTCCATTTTACGATTCCAATACAATGAAAACGTatgaaaatatattgaacTGCAAACTAAAGTTCcccaatttttttcatgaTGATGTAAAGGATCTACTTTCGAAATTaattacaaagaatttaaCCGAAAGATTGGGTAACTTACAAAATGGTAGTGAAGATGTCAAGAGACACCCATGGTTTAGCGAAGTCATTTGGGAAAAACTACTGTCcagaaatattgaaacGCCATACGAACCACCCATTCAACAAGGACAAGGTGATACATCTCAATTTGATAGATACCCTGAAGAAGAGATTAATTATGGTGTCCAGGGAGAGACTGAAGATCCTTACCAtgatttattcaaagattttaaatttaacatCAATTTAACGTTATGTAACAGGTTTGTAATGAGAATTCACGAATTATCGATGATAAGGGGAAGTAGGCTTTGTTTGCGATATTGA
- the CIS3 gene encoding Cis3p (ancestral locus Anc_1.189), giving the protein MQFQKIALAATVAASTVAAEGYTPGEPWSTLTPTGTYHCGVAQYTSAFGIAVQPIASASASANAKRNVISQITDGQIQAKVTSTASAKAATTTLAPTTTTKTTSTKSSSSASSCAASATVVPKDSSCKNSGTLELTLNGGVLTDGKGRVGSIVSNRQFQFDGPPPQAGAIYAAGWTITEEGNLALGDSDVFYQCMSGDFYNLYDQSIAPQCSPIHLEVVSLVDC; this is encoded by the coding sequence ATGCAATTCCAAAAGATCGCTCTAGCTGCCACTGTTGCTGCCTCCACCGTCGCCGCCGAAGGTTACACTCCAGGTGAACCATGGTCCACTTTGACCCCAACTGGTACTTACCACTGTGGTGTCGCTCAATACACTTCTGCCTTCGGTATTGCCGTTCAACCAATCGCCAGTGCTTCCGCTTCCGCTAACGCTAAGAGAAACGTCATTTCCCAAATCACTGACGGTCAAATCCAAGCTAAGGTCACCTCCACTGCCTCTGCTAAGGCCGCCACCACCACTTTGGCTCcaaccaccaccaccaagaCCACTTCCACCAAGTCTTCCTCCTCTGCCTCTTCATGTGCCGCTTCCGCCACAGTCGTTCCAAAGGATAGCTCTTGTAAGAACTCTGGTACTCTAGAATTAACCTTGAATGGCGGTGTCTTGACCGACGGTAAGGGTAGAGTTGGTTCCATTGTCTCCAACAGACAATTCCAATTCGATGGTCCACCACCACAAGCTGGTGCCATCTACGCTGCCGGTTGGACCATCACTGAAGAAGGTAACTTGGCTCTAGGTGACAGCGATGTCTTCTACCAATGTATGTCCGGTGACTTCTACAACTTGTACGACCAAAGCATTGCTCCACAATGTTCTCCAATCCACTTGGAAGTCGTCTCTTTGGTCGATTgttaa
- the FAR1 gene encoding cyclin-dependent protein serine/threonine kinase inhibiting protein FAR1 (ancestral locus Anc_1.190), which yields MQLKTPTRLNYEKKLHSPPSLERENGWQTPTKFLRNLSGKVFRSKTPEINKGKFENEKASSGLYTPALGLKMSKRSNVPKPLDLTKPLSPPPSLRKQISLSRSGSTVGSLKNEDFFSLDSPVNLRSKTGLSYNNTSRNLTSSLMQESLSDGSTLNNEGILLCADTEDGPYLEEDSPTYLSSFARNVRMTKAGPKRFVGNKCSLCEEMISSTFKGEKIVELECDHISHYQCYITVFDSVYLDEVMPTCRVCNKMVKPKDDELLQDMTSRVLSGDISSDGEMSSSTLGTTEQWIDLKSAKTFDGKFPAFTPRDQVIRTADITSNGFRTPSLSRFDNEQVSPFHGGCNSPLVEEIVPIYDPFKEEIVALDCKMQNEPKLRLGKTEDDKLVLSVLIPGQKQNSIEKDKDIHEDEDDMSVEAIEFLSTQAENLIKKSIGLDEPLGKLCIFEELQFSTDDDHWTNVIGYLFSSYLLLIDVRTQLIVGKIPTEQISKVTQITKGNLMIDLKSTVLPEIYLKFEGTSVDQSLVDKWKYYLEHRDEYPGLNYVTSMSWTVLPETLVSEINKCIAPRSTRHPWDSETCETSLEVIVCLNLCSSIDTPDHERDVMNSLRSIFNSLKDDDLFGLVTVGKDGSGERGEFGTFIGTVEKKWDGWNDIFEELELTFYQDNKFFQDCNVEKLEMLRTCTRIANMSTRPLDLNNSVAYQRHVIMLRESHESTEEESLKILRMKDVLEHDHSVALLEIEPEPERADGNAVLASPLQKLIENLHGAMLFDLNVNLLERKICFGNMRSGEEKTLPLDGIHLHELADDGTNCSVQWFDGQTHHKLERRITATHN from the coding sequence ATGCAGTTAAAGACACCAACGAGACTAAACTACGAGAAGAAACTCCATTCACCCCCAAGTCTTGAGAGGGAAAATGGGTGGCAAACACCTACGAAATTTCTTAGGAATCTTTCAGGTAAAGTGTTTAGGAGCAAGACGCCAGAAATTAATAAAGGTAAATtcgaaaatgaaaaggCCAGTTCAGGTCTGTATACACCAGCACTTGGTCTTAAAATGTCAAAGAGATCTAATGTTCCAAAACCCCTGGATTTAACCAAGCCATTATCACCTCCCCCAAGTTTAAGAAAACAGATTAGTCTATCACGTAGTGGTTCTACAGTAGGTTCTTTGAAGAACGAAGATTTTTTCTCTCTAGATTCTCCAGTTAATTTAAGATCCAAGACTGGTTTATCCTATAATAATACTTCCAGAAATTTAACTAGTTCGTTGATGCAAGAAAGTTTATCTGATGGTTCtacattaaataatgagGGGATTCTTCTCTGTGCAGATACAGAGGATGGTCCTTATCTGGAGGAAGATTCCCCCACGTATTTGTCTAGTTTTGCCAGAAATGTTAGAATGACCAAAGCTGGACCTAAAAGATTTGTAGGTAATAAATGTTCACTATGTGAAGAAATGATCAGTTCCACATTCAAAGGGGAGAAAATTGTCGAATTGGAATGTGATCATATAAGCCATTATCAATGCTACATCACTGTGTTCGATTCTGTTTATCTTGATGAGGTGATGCCCACGTGTAGGGTATGTAATAAGATGGTTAAGCCTAAGGACGATGAACTTTTGCAAGATATGACATCAAGAGTTCTATCTGGTGATATTTCATCGGACGGTGAAATGAGTAGCTCGACACTCGGTACAACAGAACAATGgattgatttgaaatctgCAAAAACATTTGATGGTAAATTCCCCGCTTTCACTCCAAGGGATCAAGTTATACGAACTGCTGATATTACCTCCAACGGATTTAGAACACCATCTTTATCACGATTTGATAATGAACAGGTTTCACCCTTCCATGGGGGTTGTAATTCTCCATTAGTGGAAGAAATAGTTCCAATATATGACCCATTTAAGGAGGAAATTGTTGCGTTGGATTGTAAAATGCAGAATGAACCTAAACTTCGACTTGGCAAAACCGAAGATGATAAGTTGGTTTTATCCGTTTTAATTCCAGgacaaaaacaaaattccATAGAAAAAGACAAAGATATTcatgaagatgaggatgataTGAGTGTGGAGgcaattgaatttttatCCACTCAAgctgaaaatttaattaaaaagaGCATTGGGTTGGATGAACCACTTGGGAAATTATgtatttttgaagaattgcAATTTTCCACAGATGATGATCATTGGACAAATGTCATTgggtatttattttcatcctATTTGCTACTAATTGATGTGAGGACCCAGTTGATAGTGGGTAAGATCCCCACTGAGCAAATTTCCAAAGTGACTCAAATAACTAAAGGTAATCTTATGATTGATTTGAAGAGTACGGTGTTACCTGAAATTTACTTAAAGTTTGAAGGAACTTCTGTGGATCAGTCGTTGGTGGATAAATGGAAATACTATTTGGAACATAGAGACGAATATCCTGGTTTGAATTATGTCACGTCGATGTCCTGGACGGTTCTTCCGGAGACATTAGTCTCAGAGATCAATAAATGTATTGCTCCTCGTAGTACGAGGCATCCTTGGGATTCGGAAACTTGCGAGACATCTTTGGAAGTGATCGTGTGTTTAAACCTATGTTCTAGTATTGATACTCCAGATCATGAGCGTGACGTTATGAATTCGTTAAGATccatttttaattctttaaaagatgatgatttgTTTGGATTGGTTACCGTTGGTAAAGATGGTAGTGGTGAACGGGGAGAATTTGGTACGTTTATTGGTACAGTGGAGAAGAAATGGGACGGTTGgaatgatatatttgaagaattggaattgacGTTTTACCAAgacaataaatttttccaagatTGCAATGTGGAAAAACTTGAGATGTTGAGGACTTGTACTAGAATAGCCAACATGTCCACTAGACCGcttgatttgaataattcagTGGCTTACCAAAGACACGTTATTATGCTAAGAGAGTCCCACGAGTctactgaagaagaatcgTTGAAGATACTTAGGATGAAGGATGTACTTGAGCATGATCATTCCGTGGCATTACTAGAAATTGAACCTGAACCTGAAAGAGCCGACGGTAATGCAGTTTTAGCAAGTCCATTGCAAAAGctcattgaaaatttgcATGGGGCGATGTTATTTGATCTGAATGTGAACTTACtggaaagaaaaatctGTTTTGGCAACATGAGAAGTGGAGAGGAAAAGACGTTACCACTGGATGGAATCCACCTACACGAACTGGCTGACGACGGCACGAATTGTTCCGTTCAATGGTTCGATGGCCAGACACATCATAAATTGGAGAGGCGCATCACTGCTACCCACAACTGA
- the NCAS0I02820 gene encoding uncharacterized protein (ancestral locus Anc_1.187): MQLRNILTVLVSSVVVWAAYLPHEPWSTLSPTGSMKDGVINHYSVFGIMPEPVTANLHKRNEVTQIEDGQVQIIKTKNTRHIITVTKTTTNIVTKTLTPTTSKKHTLVSQITDGQIQMTKTSTQKTKETSSTKKEKQKKNKDKVQDIFKLVACKTNDALQITLVNKVLTDNKGRIGCIVANRQFQFDGPPPQAGTIYASGWSITPDGNLALGGKDIFYQCLADNFYNLYDQHIGSKCEPIHLRVVSLIDC, translated from the coding sequence atgcAATTAAGGAACATATTAACCGTTTTGGTGTCAAGTGTCGTCGTCTGGGCAGCATATCTACCACATGAACCATGGTCCACTTTGAGTCCCACCGGTTCAATGAAGGACGGTGTGATAAACCATTACTCTGTCTTTGGAATCATGCCCGAGCCAGTAACTGCAAATTTGCACAAGAGAAATGAAGTCActcaaattgaagatggtCAAGTGCAAATAATTAAAACGAAAAATACAAGACATATCATAACAGTTACAAAGACTACCACCAACATTGTTACCAAGACTTTGACCCCCACAACTTCTAAGAAACATACCTTGGTCAGCCAGATAACAGATGGGCAAATTCAAATGACTAAAACGTCTACTCAAAAGACAAAGGAAACTTCTAGCaccaagaaagaaaaacagaaaaagaataaagacAAGGTACaagatatatttaaattagTAGCATGTAAGACAAACGATGCCTTGCAAATAACTCTGGTGAATAAAGTCTTGACAGATAATAAGGGTCGAATCGGCTGTATCGTGGCCAACAGgcaattccaatttgatGGTCCACCACCACAGGCAGGTACCATTTATGCTTCTGGGTGGTCAATCACACCAGATGGAAATTTAGCTCTGGGAGGcaaagatatattttaCCAATGTCTAGCAGACAATTTTTATAACTTATATGATCAACATATTGGAAGCAAATGTGAACCAATCCATTTAAGAGTTGTCTCGTTAATTGATTGCTGA
- the QCR8 gene encoding ubiquinol--cytochrome-c reductase subunit 8 (ancestral locus Anc_1.177) — MGGPPSAKTYMGWWGHIGSPRQKGITSYAVSPYAQKPLAGIFHNAYSNTFRRFKSQVLYILIPAGIYYYWWKNSSEYNEYLYTKAGREELERVNV; from the coding sequence ATGGGTGGTCCTCCAAGCGCTAAAACATATATGGGATGGTGGGGTCATATCGGTTCTCCACGTCAGAAGGGTATAACATCATATGCCGTATCTCCATACGCTCAAAAGCCTTTAGCTGGTATCTTCCACAATGCATACTCTAACACTTTCAGAAGATTTAAGTCGCAGgtattatatatattgatCCCGGCCGGGATATACTATTATTGGTGGAAGAATAGTAGCGAATATAATGAGTATTTGTACACTAAAGCAGGAAGGGAAGAACTTGAAAGAGTTAACGTCTGA
- the JJJ2 gene encoding Jjj2p (ancestral locus Anc_1.185), with amino-acid sequence MELDETTYYSILGLTPKATDNEIRKSYMKLARQLHPDKSKSDSCAELFKLVVHAHSILTDEETKRKYDTQLVMRGLGAYDPHTHRASTTKVKTDHVKKQSPTKTYHRRKNKPYEEQPYGFGINGGSSDENNDGGDVPKFKSFNLKSYQRKKHGNGIPPQKPETKDNNGKEPTVEKEFESSKESGKFNAKNKRKNKVIIEEVEDNSLKEQAKRKEDVRDTNEVGGSTSHKETTNESVKTEQKKKLRKIEHDSDKESSTAFINTERRHSARSKIAKQNARRRSLSPFKDLPKSAFDMTDSLKKLIEKFNDEVEREANAYDIGELSLDEIGEGGSVSKRRKPNERSKSPFDMTMVDNVLNSIQDSNKERSHYINDKKSSSNFESFLLDIRDLKLPNMTIDLNNDTVDTAALRLQVEQFYSECENLKGILFVNFSNLGTMDDSRHLNDPDMMNRLVQNQTLQLTIIKKLNELQYKQSKVLYEYQNILYKVKNNHT; translated from the coding sequence ATGGAATTAGACGAAACGACATACTATTCCATACTAGGTTTGACGCCGAAGGCCACCGACAATGAAATTAGGAAATCCTACATGAAATTAGCACGTCAATTGCATCCAGACAAATCCAAATCTGATTCATGTGCTGAGTTATTCAAATTGGTAGTACATGCACATTCCATACTCACGGACGAGGAGACTAAGAGGAAATATGACACACAATTGGTTATGCGTGGCCTTGGAGCCTATGATCCACATACTCACCGAGCATCAACTACTAAAGTGAAGACTGATCATGTCAAGAAACAATCACCAACAAAAACATACCATAGAAGGAAGAACAAGCCTTATGAGGAACAACCTTATGGTTTTGGTATCAATGGTGGGTCTAGTGACGAGAACAATGATGGTGGTGACGttccaaaatttaaatctttcaatttgaagTCATATCAACGTAAAAAGCATGGTAATGGTATTCCTCCACAAAAACCCGAAacaaaagataataatgggAAGGAACCCACCGTTGAGAAAGAGTTTGAATCATCTAAGGAATCGGGAAAGTTCAATGCtaaaaacaaaaggaaaaataaagtaattatagaagaagttgaagataATAGTCTCAAAGAACAAGCGAAACGAAAAGAAGATGTACGAGATACAAATGAAGTAGGAGGAAGTACCTCTCATAAAGAAACTACTAATGAGAGTGTAAAAACAGAGCAAAAAAAGAAACTACGAAAGATTGAACATGATTCTGATAAAGAATCCTCTACTGCTTTCATTAACACAGAAAGAAGGCATTCCGCAAGATCTAAAATCGCAAAGCAAAATGCACGTAGAAGATCTCTCTCTCCCTTCAAAGATCTACCAAAGTCTGCATTCGATATGACTGATAGTTTAAAGAAACtgattgaaaaatttaatgatgaagtCGAACGAGAGGCAAATGCCTATGACATTGGAGAATTATCATTAGATGAAATTGGTGAGGGGGGCTCTGTATCAAAAAGGAGGAAGCCAAATGAACGTTCTAAATCACCGTTTGATATGACAATGGTCGATAACGTTCTAAATTCTATTCAAGATTCTAATAAGGAAAGGTCCCATTACATAAACGACAAAAAATCCAGTTCTAATTTCGAATCCTTTTTGCTAGATATTCGTGACTTGAAATTACCAAACATGACtattgatttgaataacGATACAGTCGATACTGCTGCACTAAGATTGCAAGTGGAACAATTCTATTCCGAATGTGAAAACCTCAAAGGGATACTGtttgttaatttttcaaatttaggAACAATGGATGATAGCCGACACCTAAACGACCCAGACATGATGAATAGACTCGTACAGAATCAGACTTTACAACTTACGatcattaagaaattaaatgaattacAGTATAAGCAGAGTAAAGTATTATACGAATATCAGAATATCTTATATAAAGTGAAGAACAATCATACTTGA